The sequence AATGTTTTTTTGATCATGAATAAGCGAATTTGAAAAAAATATTTTTTACCCACAGATGATGTAACCATCTAATATATAAGCATTTTCGATACATGCAGCAATTATGGTATATACTTATACCCGTTTGCATGACTTTATTATAACAAATATTGTTTACATTTTGTTTATTAAATTTTTTTTCATATACTTATAAAAACGTGCATGAGCACACAATCAATTCAGGAAATGTTTATAGAAAATTTTTCAACTGCACTTACAAAAAATGATGTTGCTTAGTATTTAAGAGTCGACAAATCAACCGTTTTCTCCTGTTTCAGGGAAGTTTTCGCCTCTTCTAAAATCAATTTAATGATACCACTTCACAATACAACAACTCGAGTCATAATATTCAACAAAACAAGCATTTTTAATGGTTAGAAAAAATTTCGCTACATAAAGCAAAGAAAACGTTGTCGAGGAAACATATGAAAAAACTTTTAACAGTAAAAGATTTGGCAGCCATTTTTAAAACATCAGAAGCAAGCATTCGCATGTCAATGTATCGGAAACGCTGGGATTGCGTTCCGCCGCCCATAGAAGTTGGTAAACGCCGGTATTGGCGAGAATCACAAATCGAAGAATGGCTAAACAAAAAAATTGAAATGGCAAATAAAAAAGCCTTTGCCAGCCATCCGCGAAAAAAACGTGGAAGGCCGACAAAGACAGATACAATCATCCAGCAGAATACTCCAGTTATGTAAAACGGATTGAGCTTAACGCATTGAATTGCTTATGATTACTGTTAATGCGGAGTTGTTTCGACTTAAACCGAAACCTTGTGGCCACAATAAAGCAGGTAACTTGGTGTGGCAATTTGTAGTATGATCATATAGTGGCAACATTTGACTACATAATTTTATAGAAAGTTCAAAAAAATTAGAATCCAATCTGTAATTTTTTGTTTTTTATTTTTTTTATTTTATAATGAAAGTAAAAAACAAAATAAGGTGATCAGATTGGAATTTTTAAAAAAAATCAAAAAATCAAAAAAATTTATTGGCGACAAAATTACTCAAAAAGACATTGAATCATTTTGCTTTCCAACAAATAAAGAAAGCACATCATAGAAATTTGCTGGTAAAAATAAAAAACATGAACGATTTAGATACTACGATGCAGAAATGATCAATGATCACAAATTTCTTTACTATAATCAATTTCAAACAAAAATATTGGCTATAGATGTTGATGACATTTATATAGACAAATTGCCTTTAAATAATCCAGAGTCAAAATATGAGCCTGGTCTTGATAAGAACACATTCTGCGATATTCCGGCACCAAATTTTACTGTTTGTACTGGCAAAGGGCATTTTCAAGCTTTTTGGCGTTTGAAAAACCCGATTCCAATGCGAGGAGCTGCACGAACTCATGAGTACTATTCTGATGTGCGAACAAAATTAAACATCGCACTTAATGGAGATTTTGCATTTAACAAAAGGGGAAGTGCAAGAAATCCATTTTATAGAAATTATTGGGTTAGAAAATGGCATGACGATGAATACGAACTTAGTGATTTAAATTTGAACATCAATTTATTCACAAATGTATCAATTTGTGGATTGAACAAAATCTATGAACATGGTAATAGGAATATAGCGACTTTTTATCGTGCTCTTTATTATTATAAAAAAAATACAAATATTTCATTCGATGATCTTTTAAAGAAAACTATTTCTTGGCAACAAATGCAGGATGAAGAAAATCTTTCTCAACGAGAAAATATATCCATTATAAAGTCAGTTTTAAGAAATGGATACAAATATAAAATACGTGCAGATAGAAATTATGGCGCGATGAATTTGCCGAAAATCGATTGGAAAGCAATGACAGCAAGAAAACGCAAGAATGAGATCCGAAGAAGACAATCACTTGGAGCTCATTATGTTAATAAAAATCAAGTTATTAAAAATTCTAAAATTGTTCGTGATTACTTTAAAGCCAATCCTCACTCAAGCATCAAAAAAGCAGCTCGTGAGCTTAAAATGAGTCGTAATACTATCAAAAAATACTACCAAAAAAGTTAAATTATGATATGGGGGGGGTCAAAATGGTTAACAGGTATCTACGGTGGTGTTGTATACATAGGCCATATAACCTATATGATCTCACTCTCAACACCACCGTTTAAAATATGAATTTATAATTTCTTGATTTTGTAATTTGTATTTATGATTCTAAATATAAATCGATATCTATCATTTTACATGTAAAATATTTTTAAGAATCAAATTACAAAATCTTAGTCGTTTTAAGAATTATTATTATGTTTTAATTTTTGGAACAAACAATTCAAACAAATAATAATAAATAAGATTTTAAATATATAATCATTCTTTTAATAAACTGTATGATATACTGATTTATATTTTTATTTTTAATATATTTTGCAACAAACATCTTATAATCAAATTTCAAATTATAAATAAAATTAAATTTTATGTTTCAGATGATTAAAAAACAAAATAGAGCATCAAAAATTGATAACTTTTATTTATTAATACAATCTATTTTTAACAATATTGCAATCATTTTTAAAAAACTATTATCTATAATATTAAGTTAGAATGAATAACTTTTATATATGCATATATTTACAAAACATAAACTATATCTCTAGATCAATTCAATAAATAAAAATAACATATCAAGACAATTTACTATACAGATTACCAGAAACACATTAATAGAATCTCGAATTTCGAGGTTTATTTTACTTTGAAAAACAAAACAAACATGCTGAAATGACTGTTTTTCACCTGAAGAGATCCTTGTAATTTAGTATTTCTGTTGTTTCCATGCAATAAGAAACAAGAATTTCATATGTAACCTACGATTAAAGCTATTGATTTGCAATTTGTAAGGAACGAATGCAGCCACCGAAGTGACTCGTTTTTCAAGAGATTTCGCATTGCAAGTTTTTTCTGAAACTCTCAAACAAAAAATAAAAATGATATTCATCCGTCTCCATACTCAAAAGCATTTTTATATTTCCGTTTGTAGTAAAAAATATTTATCGAAGTATTGTAATCAATCCAGAACCTAAAATTACTAAAGATGCAATATATGACTTTCTTCGTTCCAGTCGTTTTAGCTGGAGAAGATTTCTTTTGGCCTGGGGGCTTCAGTCTCATGAAATGATTGATGAATTGACGAGTAAGGCACATAATCCAGTACTTATCTTTGATGATTCAACAATATCACGTCCCAGGTCAAAAAATGTTGAGCTTTTGGCCAAGGTTTTTGATCACACAACAGGGAGGTACCTGAAGGGTTTCAGAATGCTCACCATGGCCTAGTCTGACGGATCGACACTACTACCTCTTGATTTTGCCCTTCTCTCGTCGACAAAAAAGAAAAATCGATACCAAAAAGCTGCTAAAAATCTGGATAAGCGAACGTGCGGAGCCAGAAGACGACAAGATGCAGTGACCAAGGCCACAGATCTGATTACCCCTATGATCGAAAGAGCATTACGTGCTGGAATCAATACAAAATATGTCCTTATGGACAGCGGGTTCGGAGTGCCATCTTTGATTGCCAAAGCTCGCAAGCATTTAGATGTCATCTGCATGGTCAAACGGACCCCAAAAATTCATTATATCTTCGAGGGACAAGAACTCAACGCGATTCAAATCTATCGTAAAATCAGAAAACGCCGGGGGAAAGCGAAAGTTCTCGCCAACGCTCAAGTTCAGATGAAAGATGGAGGCACGGCAAAATTGGTTTTTGTCCGCAACCGGAGCAAAAAAGATTGGCTTGCATTACTGTGTACAGATAAAAATCTTCCGGATGAAGAAATTGTGCGTATCTACGGTCGGCGCTGGGATATTGAAGTTTTCTTCCGTACGGCCAAACAGCATCTTGAATTGGAAAAAGGATGCCAGAGTAGTGATTTTGATGCGCTCATCGCTCACACAAGCATTGTAATGGTTAGATATATCTTTCTCAGTATAGAAAACGTCGGGCAGACGATCCAAGGACTCCGGGTATCCTATTCCATCACTTCTGCGAGGAAGCTGTGGACTGCCCCCCTGATTGAGGCACTCGGCAGAATTCTCGGCGAAATCGTAGAAAATCTTCATAAAATCAAAGCAGTGCCCGCGAATATCCGCAACAAAATTTTGGCAATGATTCAAGAAAATATGGATAGTTTTGCCAGCGAAAAAAACGTTTATTGCCAATAAAAACATGTGTTTAATTGCTAACGCTTAACACCGAAAGTCGAGTTAAAATGTATAAAAAAAGGGCCATCAACCCTCTCTCCCTCTGGATCAATGGCCCTTTTCTTCTTTTTCTCACATCTGGAAGTTGCTATCTTTCGGCTGGATTAGTTTGCTGTACACCCCGCTTTTCTCCTTCAAGTCGTTTTGCGAGTCTATCAGCGCGTAAATGGGCGTATCTTGCAAGCATTTGTAAAGTTTTATGCCCTGTTATTCCTTTTATTTCCATCACGTCCAAGTCAGTGTTCTCGAAAAGTCGACTGGTGGCTTCATGGCGAAGATCGTGGAATCTCAGATTTTTGATATTCGCTTTCAGGCATGCAGCACGAAAATTTTTGGAAAGTCTCCCTTTGGACAATTGAAACACCCGTCCATGGATAGGGATGGTTTTGTCCGGAATGAGCTCCTTGAGAATTTTGATAGCTTTGGGTGACAAGGGGACAGTCCGGGCTTCGCCGTTTTTTGTGTGCGGTAAATAGGCGGTTCGGGTTTCAAAATTCACTCTGTCCCAGGTAAGCGTTACAATTTCTTCACGCCGCATGGCAGTTTCCAGTGCAAACTTGATAATGGGCTTCAAGCGTTTTGAAGCATGTTGCAAAAGCAGAGTTTCTTCACTCATAATTTTTCCATCAACTTCAACTTGCCGCTTCAAACGCCTATCCCTTCCTTGCGGAATTTTTGGCTTGGTCATTCGCTTTACAGGATTAGATAGGGAGTCCATGCCCCAGTCTTTTCTTGCAACCTCAAAAATCTTGGAAATCAGTGCCAGGTCCAGCCTGATAGTGTGGGCTCCTACCCCCTCTGCTTCCCTGGTTTTTATGTATTCGATAAGATGTTTCGTCCTGATCGAAGCCATAAACTGTTCGGCCAAGGGATAGTTGAGCAAATGATTGAGCCGACTTTCTTCCTTCTTTGGATGTGCATATCTCGGTATGTACTCTTCCCTGAATCTCTCGATCACTTCTCTGAATGTTGAGCATTCTGCTTCCTTTCGCGACACAAAAACACCTCGATCCATCTCGGACTCGATCTCTCTTGCCCAAGCTTCAGCATCACCTTTTGTCTCAAATGTTTTTGTTTGCAACGGCCAGCCTTTCCGTCGAATTTTGACTTGCCATTGTCCTTTGCCGCGTTTGGTGAATGTCGCCATGGGTTCCTCCAGTGTAGCTTGGTTGTCCCAGGAGAAGGCCGTTGTCCCAAAATTGTCCCAAAAAGGCGATCAAGCACAAAAAAAGAGGTTAGATTTTCATCTAACCCCTTGTTTTTACTGGTGCGCCCGGCAGGATTCGAACCTACGACCCTCTGATTCGTAGTCAGATACTCTATCCAGCTGAGCTACGGGCGCGACAGGAGAGGTTTCTAGGGAGTGGGGTCCATTTAGTCAAGAAAAAAATTGAAAAAATATTTTTTTTATATGAGGACATCTATTATTTCAGATGATGTCATGCACCGGCGCATGACAGATTCCCGCGCCAGACGGAGCTCAAAGCGCATTCACCGGAGATGGAGAAAGTTCATCATGAAACTGGGAACAAAACTTTTCTTGGGCATTTTCGGCATCGCTTTTCTGGTTTCAGGAGCAACAGGCTCCTACTTCTATGTCCAGGCACGAGATGCCGTGATGCAGACCCTGCAACAGGAACTCAAGAGCACGGCGCGCTCGGCCGCCCGCCTCATCAATGGCCGGGCCCTTGATAGCCTGCAGACCCCGGACCAGGCCGACTCTCCGGCCTACAAGGATATTCAGCACATTCTTCAGGCCGTGGTGGATTCCAATCCCGATTTTCTCTACGCCTATACCATGCGCCTGGTAAAGGGCGAAGTCCGTTTTGTTGTTGATTCTCCTCCCTCGGACGACAATGGGGACGGCAAGATATCCGACGACGAGCTTCCCCAGGACATTGGAGCCTTGTATGACGATCCAGCCCCCAGCCTGCTCAATGGATTTCTCAAGCCCAGTGCCGATGACCAACCTTATGAGGATGAATGGGGATGGACCCTTTCAGGGTATGCGCCCATTTTCGATGATGCCGGACGATCCGTGGGCCTTCTGGGTATCGACATGAGTCTTGATCAGGTGGCTGCCAAACTCAAGGCCATTGAGCGAGCCGGAATCTTTTCCCTGGGCATCACGGCTGCCCTGGCCTGCATCCTCACCTTTTTCTTCAGCCGCCAGGTGGTCAAACCCATCAGATCCCTTCAGCAGGCCTTTCAGGACGTGGCCCAGGGAGACTACACCGTACATCTCAAGCCCTCTTCCCGCGATGAAATGGGCGAGCTGGTGCGCCACTTCAACCTCCTTGTGACCGAACTCAAGGAAAAAGCGCTTATGAAGTCCCATTTCGGCAAAATCGTTCCCCCGAAAATCGTGGAACAAATGCTTGCCTCGGATTTCAAACAGAACAGCGAAGTGGTCAACGTCACGGTTCTTTTCTGTGATCTCAGGGGATTTACCACCATGAGCGAAAACCTGCCTCCTTCCATGCTCGTGGGACTTTTGAATGAATATTTCACCGCCATGGTCCAGATCATTGAATCCCACGGAGGCATGGTTGACAAATTCGTGGGAGACAAGGTCATGGCTGTTTTCGGTCATCCCGTTCCCCTGGCCAACGAACAACAGGCGGCTCTGGATGCCGCCCGGAAAATGCTCGCCACATGCGATGCCTTGAACCAGAAACTCTGCCTGACGGGCAACTTCAAACTGGTCAACAGCATTGGCATGCATTCGGGCCCGGCCCTGGCCGGGATCATCGGGTCTCCGGATCGCTCCGAGTACACCCTCATCGGTGACAGCGTGAACGTGGCGGCCCGCCTGGAAACCAAGACCCGTCAGCTTGACACGCGCCTGGTTATTTCGGCTGACGTGGCCAAGGGCCTGGACACCATACCCTCCGACCTGGTTGCCAAAGGGGCCCATCAGGTGCGCGGTCGTCACGATCCCATTGAAATCCTTGCCCAGAAGGATATTGAGCATTGACATTTTCTGTTTCGTGATAACACATATCCCCTTGCATCTGCACCTGGCCGATGAATTGTTCTTTTCTGCCCGGCACATGCTGCAACAACACGCTCATGAATACCTGATACAGGTTTGATGGAGGATATAATAGAGTGACACAGGAAATGCACGGGACCACCATTCTGGCGGTCAAAGACAAAAACGGTGTTGCCATGGCCGGTGACGGTCAGGTTACCCTGGGCCAGTCCATTGCCATGAAACATGGAGCCAGAAAGGTTCGCAAGGTGTACAAGGACAAGGTTCTTGTTGGTTTTGCCGGGGCCACGGCCGATGCCTTCACCCTTCTGGAACGCTTCGAGGCCAAACTGGAAGAATTTGCTGGCAATCTGCTTCGGGCCAGCGTGGAACTGGCCAAGGACTGGCGCATGGACAAATACTTGAGACGGTTGGAAGCCATGCTTCTGGTTGCCGATGCCGAACATGTGCTCATATTGAGCGGCACAGGGGATGTTATTGAACCCGACGACGGCGTAGTAGCCATTGGTTCGGGAGGTCCTTATGCCCTGTCCGCTGCCCGGGCCCTGGTGCGCAATACCCAGTTGCCGGCAGAGGAAATCGTGGCCAAGTCCATGGCCATTGCTGCCGAACTTTGCGTTTTCACCAACGACAACATTATTGTCGAAACCGCACCCCAAAAGAAGTAACGAGGATTTGCATGAGTACCCTTACCCCACGGGAAATCGTTTCCGAACTGGATAAATTCATCATCGGACAGAAAGAGGCCAAGAAGATGGTCGCCATTGCCCTGCGCAACCGCTGGCGCAGACAGCAATTGTCCGATGCCCTGCGCGATGAGGTCGTGCCCAAGAACATTATCATGATCGGGCCCACGGGTGTGGGCAAGACGGAAATCGCCCGCCGCCTGGCCCGCCTGGCCGGTTCGCCTTTCTTCAAGGTTGAAGCCACCAAATTCACGGAAGTGGGCTATGTGGGCCGGGATGTGGAGTCCATGATTCGTGATCTCATGGAAATCGGCATCAACATGGTTCGCAAGGAAGAGGCCGAAAAGGTCAAGGTCAAGGCCGAGGCCAACGCCGAAGAACGGTTGCTGGATCTGCTCCTGCCCGCCAAAAAATCCTCTGGCCCCCAGGCCAGGTACGGAACCAGCACCCCGGCTCCGGGAGAAGCCATTCCCCTGGACAACGGAGAGGACTCCACCCGGGAAAAACTGCGCAAACTCTGGCGCGACGGGAAGTTGGATGATCGCATGGTTGAAATCAATGTGACCACCTCCGGCGCCAATGTGGAGGTCATGGCCATTCCCGGCATGGAAGGCATGGAAATGCAGATGCAGGACATGCTCAGTCGGGTCTTTCCCAAAAAACGCAAATCCAAGAAGGTCCGCGTCAAGGACGCCTATGACATCCTGATCCAGGAAGAAAGCGAAAAACTCGTGGACATGGACAAGGTCACGGAAATCGCCAAGGAACGGGTGGAAGAATCCGGCATCGTGTTCATCGACGAGATCGACAAGATCTGTTCGGGAGGCCAAGCCTCCACCAAGGCCGATGTCTCCCGCGAAGGCGTGCAGCGCGATCTCCTGCCCATTGTGGAAGGTTGTGTGGTCAATACCAAGTACGGCATGATCCACACGGATCACATCCTGTTCATCGGAGCCGGAGCCTTTCACATGTCCAAGCCTTCGGATCTGGTGCCCGAGCTCCAGGGTCGCTTCCCCCTGCGGGTTGAGCTCCGCGCCCTGACCAAGGAAGACTTCTACCGCATCTTGACGGAGCCCCAAAACGCCCTGACCACCCAGTACATCGGCCTTCTGGCCACGGAAAATGTGGAAATCCAATTCACTGACGAGGCCCTGCTGGAACTGGCCGCGTTCGCCCAGGAAATCAACGAGGAAACCGAAAACATCGGTGCCAGACGGTTGTACACCATCATGGAAAAGATCCTTTCGGACCTCTCCTTTGATGCCCCTGACAGATCCGGTGAAAAGGTGGTCATTGATTCCGAGTTTGTGCGCGAACAACTCAAGGACGTGAAGGAAGACAGGGATCTGTCGCGGTACATTCTCTAACACATCATTGCCCGACACGTGGGGGATTCCCCTGCCCCCACGCCCTCACCATATCAGCCAACAAGGAGAACAAGGTGGAGCAGGATATTTCCAAGGCCAGGGTCTTACTGGAGGCCCTGCCGTACATCCGTGAATTTTATGGTCAGACCGTGGTCATCAAGTACGGCGGGCACGCCATGAAGGATGAACACCTCAAAAAGAGTTTTGCCCTCAATGTCATCCTGCTCAAATATATCGGGATCAACCCGGTCATAGTCCACGGGGGCGGCCCCCAGATCGGCAACATGCTCAATCAGCTGGGCATTGCCTGCCAGTTCAAGGAAGGCTTGCGGGTGACGGATCAGGCCACCATGGACGTGGTTGAAATGGTGCTGGTGGGCAAGGTGAACAAGGAAATCGTCAACCTCATCAACCTCAACGGCGGCAAGGCCGTGGGCCTTTCGGGCAAGGATGGAGAAACCATCCGGGCCAGAAAACTGGAAATGGCCGTGCAGCATGATGACGCTCCACCGGAAATCATTGATCTGGGCAAAGTGGGCGAGGTGGTGAACATCAAGACGAGCCTCATTGGCACCCTGGAACGGGAAGGATTCATCCCCATTATCGCCCCGGTGGGCGTGGATGATGCGGGCGAAACCTACAACATCAATGCCGACTCGGTGGCCTCCAGCGTGGCCACGGCCCTGCAGGCCAAGAAACTGGTCCTGCTTACGGATGTGCCCGGCATTCTGGATGAAAACAAAAATCGCATCTCAACTTTGGATCGCAAGAAAGCGGCCAGGGCCCTTGATTCAGGCATCATCACCGGCGGCATGATCCCCAAGGTCAAATGCTGCATGGAAGCTGTCGAGTCAGGAGTGGAAAAGGCTCACATTCTGGATGGCCGTCAGGAAAACTGCATCATTCTGGAAATGTTTACCAAGGGCGGCATTGGTACGCAGATCGTGGCCGGATAAACGGGCTGTAGCGACCAATTCCCATAACAAGGTCCAGGGCAAATGCCTTGACAGCACGAGGTCATACGTATAATCGGTTCTCCTCGTTTTTACGAGAACATGCCCCCGTAGCTCAGGCGGATAGAGCACGGGATTCCTAATCCCGGTTAGCCCAGGTTCGAGTCCTGGCGGGGGCACCACAAACCAGCAAAGGCCAATGGGTAGCTACCCATTGGCCTTTTGTGTTTCGTTGTCCGGCAGCCTTCACTGCCAAAAGCCTTCACAAACAGATCATCATCCTTCCGGCTGGACAATGGTCCCGTTGGCCAGCATTTCCTCCATCTGGGCCACGTCCTTGTCGCCACGACCCGAGAGGTTGACCACGATAATCTCTTCCCTGCCCAACGTGGGGGCAAGGTTCATGGCATGGGCCACGGCATGGGCGGATTCCAGGGCCGGAACAATGCCTTCGGTCCGGGACAGGGCAAAAAAGGCGTTCACCGCATCCTGGTCGCTGGCCGTAAAGTATTGGGCCCGACCCATATCCTTGAGAAAGCTGTGCTCCGGGCCCACGCTGGGGTAGTCCAGGCCTGCGGCAATGGAATAGACAGGACCGGGTCCGCCTTCATGGTCCTTGATCATGTAGGAATTGAAGCCGTGAAGTATGCCGGGGGTTCCCGTTGTCAGGCTGGCCGCATGATCCCCGAGGTTCATGGACCTGCCCGAGGGTTCCACCCCGTGGAGCTTGACTTTCTCGTCCTTAATGAATTCCGCAAACATGCCGATGGCGTTGGACCCCCCGCCCACACAGGCCACAAGATAATCGGGCAATCTTCCTTCCTTTTCCAGAATCTGTTCCCGGGCCTCCTTGCTGATCACCGACTGGAAATATTTGACCATGGTGGGATAGGGATGCGGGCCCACAGCCGATCCCAGCAAATAAAAACTGTTGTCAATATCTCCAACCCATGCCGCAATGGCCTCATCCACCGCCTCCTTCAGGGTCTGCTGACCGCTCATGGCCGGTACCACCCGGGCTCCGAGCATCTCCATGCGAAAGACATTGTGGCGTTGACGCTTCATGTCTTCGGCACCCATGTAGATGGTACACTCCATGCCCATGAGGGCGGCCGTGGCCGAGGTGGCGACCCCGTGCTGGCCCGCTCCGGTCTCGGCAATGATCCTTTTTTTGCCCATGCGCTTGGCCAGAAGAATCTGACCAATGGTGTTGTTGATCTTGTGCGCGCCCAGATGATTGAGATCTTCGCGCTTAAGATAGATTTTTGCCCCGCCCAGCTGGCTGGTCAGATTGCGGCAAAAATACAGGGGAGTGGGACGACCCGAATAATCCTTGAGATAGGATTCAAATTCCCGGACAAAAGCGGGATCTTGGATGCTGGCTTCAAAAGTGGCGGCCAACTGGTTCAAAATGACCTTGATGGGCTGGGGAAGGAATTGTCCACCGTACTCGCCGAAAAATCCATCGGCCCCGGGATTGGATTGCATGTCTGCCTCCTTGGTTGGTCTGGGCAGTGCAAATGCGGGCAAACAAAAAAACCGCGGTCAGTTTGCACTGCCGCGGTATTGTTTCAGGGATTTCCTTGTTTCGATCTACGCCATACCGAATTGCCGCGGCTCTGTGTACCAGAGCCACCACCAGGAACCAATGTGCAGGGTATGGGAAGTCGTCATGTTCATATGGGGTTTGTGACCAAGATTCATGGACATGTCAAGAATATGCAGCCTGTTTGCCGGGTGAATCAGATCCCGGCCCCCTGCTCGTAACTGGCTTCCATGGGGCGTGATTGGCGGATCTGCGCACCAGCCGGAATATCCCGGGTAATCCAGACGTTGCCGCCAATGGTTGCCCCTTGGCCCAGACGCACCCTTCCCAAAATGGTTGCCCCGGCATAAATGGTCACATCATCCTCCACAATGGGGTGCCGGGCCAGACCCTTGACCAGGGAGCCGTCCTTGCCCTTGGGAAAACTCTTGGCCCCCAGGGTCACTCCCTGATAGATGCGCACGTTCTTGCCGATGATACAGGTCTCGCCAATGACGGTCCCGGTTCCATGATCAATGAAAAAATGCTCACCAATGGATGCCCCCGGATGAATGTCGATCCCGGTTTGGGAATGGGCCATCTCGGAAATGATTCTCGGAATGATGGGCACACCGAACTTGTACAGCTCATGGGCTACCCGGTGATGAATCAGGGCACTGATGGACGGATAACAGAAAATGGTCTCCCCCGGAGTTTTGGCTGCCGGATCGCCCACATAGGCAGCGTCAACATCAGTGGTCAGCAGATGACGGATGCGGGGCAAGGCATGAATGAATTCCCAGGCAATATCATGGGATTTGGTCTCGCAACGAAGACACTCGGGCCCGGGCTGTTTGCGACAGACAAAACATTCTCCGCGCAGAATCTGCTCTCCCAAAGAACGTTGCACTCGGTCCAGATAGCCTCCGATGTGGTAACGCATGGACGTGGAAGAAACATCCGAGGGTCCAAAATAGCCCGGGAAAAGTACGCTTCGCAGGTCATGGACAAGGGAGGCCAGAATATCCACCGAGGGCATGGGGGCTTCCCCGTGCTCACG comes from Desulfoplanes formicivorans and encodes:
- the epsC gene encoding serine O-acetyltransferase EpsC → MTQENNAPMPQNDIDAVVQALCQQNTGSRVCLREHGEAPMPSVDILASLVHDLRSVLFPGYFGPSDVSSTSMRYHIGGYLDRVQRSLGEQILRGECFVCRKQPGPECLRCETKSHDIAWEFIHALPRIRHLLTTDVDAAYVGDPAAKTPGETIFCYPSISALIHHRVAHELYKFGVPIIPRIISEMAHSQTGIDIHPGASIGEHFFIDHGTGTVIGETCIIGKNVRIYQGVTLGAKSFPKGKDGSLVKGLARHPIVEDDVTIYAGATILGRVRLGQGATIGGNVWITRDIPAGAQIRQSRPMEASYEQGAGI